From Zavarzinella sp., one genomic window encodes:
- the argB gene encoding acetylglutamate kinase — translation MLAATLPNTIADLRMIAGSLQHERGAIFVIKLGGSAMEDPQQVSATLESIWLLQQLEVHPVLIHGGGKAIDQAMAAAGLTPRKVQGRRYTDIETLAIVVDTLTNTINRQLCEQLSDIGVPAQSMHLGDYQVLFGEQFFLQNADGTTTDLGHVGSVTRVNRAAIQQVLDAGAVPVIPCIAQGPDGGWLNINGDTAAGAVAASLKSSRLYMMTDTPGLLQQPKDPSSLIHRLAPTLRRELETAGVIDGGMLPKVEACFEALQAGVQRAKIIDGRRAYSLLLDCDPSTAIGTECVL, via the coding sequence ATGCTGGCAGCAACATTACCGAATACGATTGCCGATTTGCGGATGATTGCTGGATCATTGCAGCACGAGCGTGGGGCAATATTTGTCATTAAGCTGGGCGGTAGTGCCATGGAAGACCCCCAGCAGGTTTCTGCCACTCTGGAATCAATCTGGCTCTTGCAGCAACTTGAGGTTCACCCGGTATTGATCCACGGTGGTGGAAAAGCGATCGATCAGGCGATGGCGGCTGCAGGGCTGACACCACGGAAAGTACAAGGCAGACGATACACCGACATCGAAACACTTGCGATTGTCGTTGATACCTTGACTAATACGATCAATCGGCAACTTTGTGAACAGCTATCAGACATTGGCGTACCTGCTCAGTCAATGCACCTTGGGGACTATCAGGTGCTGTTTGGCGAACAGTTTTTTCTGCAAAACGCAGACGGCACCACCACTGACCTGGGTCATGTTGGCAGTGTCACTCGTGTCAACCGGGCTGCCATTCAACAGGTTCTTGATGCTGGTGCTGTGCCAGTAATCCCTTGTATTGCACAAGGTCCTGATGGTGGCTGGTTAAATATCAATGGAGATACTGCTGCGGGCGCTGTGGCAGCTTCACTAAAATCCTCGCGGTTATACATGATGACCGACACCCCGGGATTGTTACAACAACCAAAAGATCCGTCTTCCTTGATCCATCGCCTGGCCCCGACGTTGCGAAGAGAATTAGAAACTGCAGGCGTCATCGATGGTGGGATGTTGCCGAAAGTAGAAGCCTGTTTTGAGGCATTGCAGGCTGGCGTCCAGCGTGCAAAAATCATCGACGGAAGGCGAGCTTACTCTTTGTTGCTGGATTGCGATCCATCAACGGCTATTGGAACAGAATGTGTTCTTTAG